In Candidatus Sulfotelmatobacter sp., the following are encoded in one genomic region:
- the hisS gene encoding histidine--tRNA ligase — protein sequence AEIIGTPAPGADVEMINLFVDLFEAWGFRDLVVAMNSVGTPASRRAYGDQLRAWLQPVSDRLGPDSQRRLEENPLRVLDTKDPRDHEAMKSLSAPMPRMLDSLDAESAAHWQAVLAGLDASGIRHELDHGLVRGLDYYTRTAFEVHDRSLGAQSALGGGGRYDGLIESLGGPSTPGVGFSIGLDRVVLVLEQRGFTPPETERSVYVVAMDATRSAAASLVRELRREFAVDADLEARAIGAQMKAADKSGARLAIILGEDEGKRGEVTLRDLAAGTQEVVKRERLIEALRARLKPENAETT from the coding sequence GCGGAGATCATCGGCACGCCGGCCCCGGGCGCCGACGTCGAGATGATCAACCTGTTCGTGGATCTGTTCGAAGCCTGGGGCTTCCGCGATCTGGTGGTGGCGATGAACAGCGTCGGCACGCCGGCCTCGCGCCGCGCCTACGGCGACCAGCTGCGCGCGTGGCTCCAGCCGGTGAGCGATCGGCTCGGCCCGGATTCGCAGCGCCGGCTCGAAGAGAATCCCCTGCGGGTGCTCGACACCAAGGATCCGCGCGACCACGAGGCGATGAAGTCGCTGTCGGCGCCCATGCCGCGCATGCTCGATTCTCTCGACGCCGAGTCCGCCGCGCACTGGCAGGCGGTGCTCGCCGGGCTCGACGCCTCGGGCATCCGCCACGAACTGGACCATGGGCTGGTGCGCGGTCTCGACTACTACACGCGCACTGCGTTCGAGGTGCACGATCGCTCGCTCGGGGCGCAGAGCGCGCTGGGCGGAGGCGGCCGCTACGATGGGCTGATCGAATCCCTGGGGGGCCCAAGCACGCCGGGCGTCGGCTTTTCGATCGGACTCGATCGCGTGGTGCTGGTGCTCGAGCAGCGCGGATTCACGCCGCCGGAAACCGAACGCTCGGTGTACGTGGTGGCGATGGATGCGACGCGCTCGGCGGCGGCCTCGCTGGTACGCGAGCTGCGCCGAGAGTTCGCGGTGGACGCCGATCTCGAAGCGCGCGCGATCGGCGCGCAGATGAAGGCCGCCGACAAGAGCGGTGCGCGGCTGGCCATTATCCTCGGCGAAGACGAAGGGAAGCGCGGCGAAGTGACTTTGAGGGATCTGGCCGCGGGAACGCAGGAAGTGGTGAAGCGCGAGCGGCTGATCGAAGCGCTGCGCGCGCGACTCAAACCGGAGAACGCGGAAACGACATGA